Within Paenibacillus sp. RUD330, the genomic segment AATCAAAAAAGATATGTTCGACATGGAACCGCTGGAGATCGCGCGGCTGCTGGTGGAGCGTGACGCGACGTTCCACGCGATGCATGAGGGCGTCATCGCCATCCACAACGATGAGCGGATCGCCGTCTTCAACGAACGGGCCCGGCAGATTTTCCATATCGGCGGCGAAGTGGTCGGACGGCCCATCCGCGAGGTCCTCCCCGATACACGGCTGCCGGAAATTCTGGAGCTGGATGCTCCGGTCTACCAGCAGGAAATCTTCATCGGCGGCCAGCATATTGTCAGCAACCGCGTTCCGATCCGCGTACAGGGGCATACCGTCGGAGCAGTAGCCATTTTCCAGGATCGGACCGAAGTCGCCAGGATGGCGGAAGAGCTGGCCGGGGTAAAAGCATTCGTAGACACGGTGCGGGTCCAAAACCATGAGTATATGAACCGCCTGCATACGATCGGGGGACTGATCCAGCTCGGACAGGGCGAGCAGGCGCTCGACTACCTGTTCCGCATGTCGGGAGAGCGGGAGGAGCTGAACCGGTTCCTCGGCACCCGGTTTTTCCATGACAGCCTGACAGGCTTGCTGCTCGGCAAGATCAGCCGCGGCCAGGAGCTCGGCATCGACGTGCAGATCGATCCCCACAGCCGGCTGCAGCATTTCCCGGAGCATCTCGACCATCATGACTTCGTCGTCCTGCTCGGCAATCTGATCGAAAATGCCTTCGATTCGCTGGCGGCCGCTCCTGAACCCAGACGCGTGCTCGTCAGCCTGGAGCAGGACGACTAGCAGCTCTCGCTGCTCGTCGAGGACAACGGCTGCGGCATGGACGAGCATGTCCGCCGCCGCATGTTCGAGCGAGGCTTCAGCACCAAGCCCGGCGACGGCCGGGGCATCGGCATGCATCTGATCGCAGGCATCGCCGAGAAGGGCGGCGGAACGATCCAGGTCGAATCCGCGCCCGGAGCAGGCACATCCATCACGCTGTTCTTCCCGATGACGGAGGAGAGACAGCCGGAGAAAGGAAAAGGCGAAAATGAAGACGGTTGAGGTCATCCTGATCGAAGACGATCCCATGGTCCGCGAGGTGAACCGGCAATTCGTGGAATCGGCGGAAGGCTTCCGCGTCGTCGGCACCGCTTCCGGCGGACGGGAAGGCATGGAGCTGATCCGGCGCATGAATCCGGATCTGGTCATTCTCGACATTTACATGCCTGGACTTGACGGCATCCAGACGCTGCGCCAGCTGCGCAGCGAAGGCCATGCAGCCGGAGTCATCGTCATCAGCGCCGCCAACGACCGGGACACGATCCGCTCCATGGTGCAGGGCGGAGCGGACGATTACATCATGAAGCCGTTCAAGGCGGAGCGCGTGCGGGAAGCCCTCCTGCGCTGGCGCCAGCGCAGCGAGCAGCTCGCCGACGGCGGGGAGCTGGATCAAGGCGAGCTGGACCGGTTCCTGCACGGCGCGGGCCTTTCGGCATCAGCCGCCCCTCCTTCCGGGAGCGGAGGCAGCCTTCCCAAAGGGCTGCAAGCGGCTACGCTGGCACAGATTCTCCGCTATCTGGGGCTGCAGCCGGAAGCTGTGTCGGCCGAGAGCGTCGCCGAAAACGTCGGCATCGCCCGGGTGACCGCCAGACGGTATTTGGAGCATCTGGCCAAGAGCGGCCAGGTCACTCTGCAGCTTCAATACGGCCTCGGCCGGCCGGTCAACCTTTATTCTCTGAACAAAACCTGATCGTCATACGAACCGCAGCAAGCGCCGGCTGCGGTTTTTTTTGCATTCCGTCCGGGAGGTGTCGCCTTCGCCGGGCACCTTATCCCTTCATGACCATAAAGACCAAAACAACCATTATGACCGTATGCTAGCGCTTTCAATTGAAAGCGATATCATGAAGAGCAGAACCAATGACATGAATCTTCAGATGCAAAGGATGTGCAGTCCCATGTCCATACCTACAGGCGCTTCAACACCGATCATTCTCCGGCTGGAGCTCAGCCGGGCCACCGCTTCGTTCGCCCAGATCGCTACGGTCATCGGGGATACGGGCGGCGATATCGTCGCGATCGACGTCACGCGCTCGGATTCCGCCTCCACCGTGCGCGACCTCACCGTCAACGTGTACGACCAGAGCCATGCCGACCGGATCGCATCCGCAGTCGGCCAGCTTCCCGGCGTCCGCGTGCTGCAGGTGTCCGACCAGACGTTCCTGCTCCATATCGGAGGCAAGATCGAGACGACGCCCAAAACGCCGATCAAAAACCGCGACGATCTGTCCCGCGTCTACACGCCCGGAGTCGCGAGAGTATGCATGGCCATCCATGAGAAGCCGTCCCGCGCCCATACGCTGACGATCAAGCGCAACACGATCGCGGTCGTCTCCGACGGCTCCGCCGTGCTCGGCCTCGGCAACATCGGGCCGGAAGCCGCGATGCCGGTCATGGAAGGCAAGGCCGTCCTGTTCAAGCAGTTCGCCGGGGTGGATGCTTTCCCGATCTGCCTGAAAACCCAGGATACCGAAGAGATCATCGCGATCGTCAAGGCTCTCTCTCCGACCTTCGGCGGCATCAATCTGGAGGACATCTCCGCTCCGCGCTGCTTCGAGATCGAACGGCGCCTCGCCGAGGAGCTCGATATTCCCGTCTTCCATGACGACCAGCACGGCACGGCCGTCGTGCTGCTGGCCGGACTGCTCAACGCCGTCAAACTCATCGGCAAGACGCTGGAATCGTGCAAAGTCGTCGTATGCGGCATAGGCGCCGCAGGCACCGCCTGCTCCAAGATGCTGATGGCCGCCGGAGTCGGCAACATCATCGGCGTGGACCGCGAGGGCGCCCTTGTCCCCGGCAAGAGCTACGCCAACGAATACTGGCAATGGTATGCCGACAACTCGAACCCTTACCGGCTCGAGGGCAGCCTCTCCGACGTCATCGCGGACGCGGATATCTTCATCGGCGTGTCCGGTCCCGGCGTGCTGAAGACCGACGACTTGCAGAAAATGGCCCCCGACCCGATCGTATTCGCGATGGCGAACCCAACCCCGGAAATTTTGCCGGAGGAGGCCGAGCCTTATGTCCGCGTCATGGCGACGGGCCGCTCCGACTATCCGAACCAGATCAACAACGTGCTCTGCTTCCCGGGCATCTTCCGCGGCATCCTCGACTGCCGCGCCTCCCGCGTGACGGAGGAGATGAAGCTGGCCGCCGCCAAGGCGATCGCTTCTGTCGTGACGGACGAGGAGCTGAACGAGCAGTATATCATTCCGAGCGTGTTCAACCACCAGGTCGTGGAGAAGGTGCGCGAGGCGGTCATCGAAGCCGCATACGCCTCCGGCGTCGCCCGCAAGGAGACCCCCTCCAAGCCGAAAGCCTCGGCTCCAACGCCTATTTGAAGGAAACAATCCGAATCCGATCCTAACAACCGACCCGACCAGAAAGAGGGATTCCGATGAAAATCAACTTCAGAAACCTGACCGTCCAGGTGCTGACCGCTATCGTGATCGGCATCGCCATTGGGTATTTCTTCCCGAGCTTCGGCGCTTCGCTCAAGGTGCTCGCCGACATCTTCATCAAGCTGATCAAGATGGTCATCACACCGATCGTGTTTTTCACGATCGTCATCGGCTTCGCAGGCATGGGCAGCATGAAAAAGATCGGCCGCATCGGCGGCAAGGCGCTGCTCTACTTCGAGCTCGTGACGACCTTCGCCATGGCGATCGGCATCGCCATCGCCTACCTGATCCGTCCCGGCGACCGCGTCGGCCTTGCTGCCGACACCTCCGGCGTCGGCAGCAAGGCCGACGCGGTCGCCGGCTATGCGCAGCAGGCATCCGAAACCTCGCATGGCTTCAAGGACTTCCTGCTCGGCATCATTCCCGACAACGCGATCGCCGCGATGGCGAGCGGCCAGATGCTGCCGGTGCTCTTCTTCTCCGTCCTGTTCGGCCTCGCGCTGTCCATGCTCGGCGACAAGGGCCATCCGGTTACGGAATTTTTCGAGAAGCTGAACGAAATCTTCTTCAAGATCGTCGGCATCATCATGAAGTTCTCTCCGTACGCCGCGGGCGGAGCGATGGCCTATACGATCGGCAAGTTCGGCCTCGGCTCCCTCCTCTCGCTGGGCAAAATGATGCTCGCGACATACATGACGATGTTCCTGTTCATCGTTGTCGTGCTCGGCCTGATCGCCCGCTACTACAAGTTCAGCATCTTCGGCCTGATCCGCCACATCAAGGACGAGATCCTGCTCGTGCTCGGCACCTCCTCCTCGGAGTCCGCCCTGCCGCGCCTCATGAACAAGATGGAGTCCTACGGCTGCTCCAAGCCCGTCGTCGGTCTCGTCGTCCCGACCGGTTATTCCTTCAATCTGGACGGCACCAGCATCTACCTCTCGATGGCGGCGCTCTTCATCGCGCAGGCTTACGGCATCGAGCTGACTCTGCTCCAGATCGCGACCTTCCTCGGCGTGCTCATGCTCACCTCCAAGGGAGCGGCCGGCGTCACCGGCTCCGGCTTCATTACGCTCGCAGCCACCTTGGCCGCCCTGCCCGGCACGCCGATTCCGCTTGAAGGCATCGCGCTGCTGATCGGCGTCGACCGCTTCATGTCGGAGGCGCGCGCCATCACGAATCTGATCGGCAACTCCGTCGCTACCGTCGTCATCGCCAAGAGCGAAAACCAGTTCCAGCCTCTGAAGGAAGCCGGTCCTGAGCTCGACCCTTCGTCCAGCCGCGCCGCCTCTGCCTGAAGCCGGCTCCAGCAGCCGGGCGAAGTCCCTTGCGCGAAAAAACCGCAGCCCCGAGGGCTGCGGTTTTCTGCACGCTTAATTGGACAGATTCTGCACAGCCGGCTTGGACCTTGGCCGCGCGTACAGCGCATAGAAGGCGATGAAGGCGGCCACGGCCACGATCAAGCCCTGGATGGCGAACAGGTAACGGAAGGAAAGCTCGTTCATCAGCTGAGCCATGATCAGATAGATGCCCAGCGAGAGAACGGAGAAGACCGTATTGAAGGTGGAGTGGACCCGTCCCTGGTAAGCCAGCTCGGTCTCCTCCTGCGCCCGGGTGATGAACAGGATGCCTACCTGGAAGAAGGCGCCGATCAGGAAATAAAGAAGCATCGCGACGCCGAGGCCGCCGCTGAAGCCGAACAGGAAGATCGCCAGCGCGATGCCGGCCATCCCTCCGGTCATGACCAGCCGGTTGCCCAGCGCGCGGGCGATCGGAGGCAGGATCAGGTTGCCCGTGACCGCTCCGAGGGCGAAGCTCGCGTCGATGTAGCCGAATCCGGCCGCCCCCACCATCAGCGTATCCTTGGCAAAAGGACCGAGCAGGACGTTGATCGTGTACAGCGACATGCGGATGAAAAAGATCATGGCGTAAAAAATGAGGATCGTATGGCGCCCGCGGATATGGGTCCACCCCTCCTTCATGTCTTCCCAATAGCTCCGGAAGCCGCCGCTGGAGGCCTGTTCGGCTCTCGTCGGACGGACGACGCCCTTGCGGATGAGCAGGATGCAGACCGCCGACACGAGGAAGCTCGCCGCATTGATGCCCATGACGGACACGGCCGACGACAGGCCGACGAGAAGTCCGCCGACGCCCGCTCCGAGAAGCACGCCCGACTGCATGGCGATGGCGTTGGTGGAGTTGGCGTACAGCAGCTTCTGCGGCGGAATGACCTCCCGGATCAGCGACATGGCGGCCGGGGTGTAGATTTCATCTCCCAGCGCGACGAGGAACGTGACCAGATACAGATGCCACGGCTCCAGCATGCCCTGCCACCACAGCAGCGGGATGGCAAGCAAGGCGGCTGCCCGGAAGATATCCATGAGCACAGCGATCCATTTGCGGTCGAAGCGGTCCACGAACACCCCGATGAGGGGGGAGAGGACGACGCCCGGCAGCGAGGTGAAAATAAGGACGTACGCCACCGACGCCGGATTGCCGGTCAGCTGCATGGCGAGCCAGCTGGTCGCGATGAACTGCATTCCGGTACCCAGCATGGAGATCGTATGTCCGATGAAATAGAGCAGGTACGGCCGGAACCGGAAAATCTCCCAGCGTCCTGCGGCGGATGCTTCGTTCATAGCTCCAATCCCCTTCGCGTTATATACTCACGCACGGTTCCCGGCGGCTGACCGGCGGCTGCGGCCGGCTTCCTGCGCCTCGCCGCCCGAAGCAGCACGGCGCACAGCTCCTCGGGAGCGTCGGCAAAATAGAAATGGCCTCCCGGCAGCCTGACCAGCTCGAAGGAGTCCCGGGTCCACCCCTCCCAGCCCGCCGCGGCTTCGGCCTGGACATGAGGATCCTGCATGCCGACGACGGCCGTAATCGGCATGTCCAGCTTGGCCGGGGCGGTCCGGCGATAGGCCCGCACCGCCTCGAGATCGTTCTTCATCGCGGGCAGGACGATCTCCATGACGGCCGGATCGTCGAGCAGCTTTTCATCCAAGCCCCCAAGCCGCCGGAGATAGTCCCTCACCCGCTCTTCGTTCATGGACTCATACGAGGAGCTGGAGCGGGGCGGAGGATGCGCCGAAGCGACGAAGCCTTCGATGAAGCCGAGCCTGGAGCCGTGCCTCTGCAGCATGTCGTAGGCGATCAGCGCCCCCATGCTGTGGCCCAGCAGCAGCGCCGGCTTGTCGTCGCATCCGGAGAGAGCTTCGGCGATCCGATCCCCGTAGGCTTCGATGGTCGAAGCCATCTCTTCCCCGAAGCGGTCCTGCCGGCCGGGATATTGGATCGCGAGGCATTCCAGGCCCGCTCCGCGCAGCTCCCGGCTCAGCTCCCGGTAATAGCTGGCGGAGCCGCCTGCATGTGGCAGCACGATGATGCGGCTCCGGGCGTGCTCCGGCTCGTCGAACCGGCGCAGCCAGCGGCGCCGTTCAGGCCCGTTCATTCCCGCCCGCCCGTACCGCGACGATAGCCTCCGGCTGCGCAAGATCCGCCGAATCGGCAAGCATCTGCTCCGACGCCCGGGCCTCCCGCAGCAGGCCGGGGTCCAGCTCCGCGAAGATGACCTCGGGCTCCGACTCCGAAGCTTCGGCGATCAGGCGCCCGTACGGGTCCCAGACGGCGCTGCCTCCGCAGGCGTCCCAGACGCCGGTCTTCCCGGCGTGGTTGGCCATGACCGCGAAGACGGTGTTGTCCAGCGCTCTGGCCGGGAACCACACCCGGGATTCCTGATAGCCCATGCCCTTGCTGAACAGCGAGCTGACGAGATAGACGTGGCAGCCGGCCTGCGCCAGGAGGCGGGAATGCTCCGGGAATCCGGCGTCGTAGCAGATGCCGAGGCCGATGGTCCAGTCCCCGATCTTCAGCAGGGTCCGCTTGCCGCCGCTCTTGAAGACTCCTTTCTCGCTGTGGAACAGATGGGCCTTATGGGAAACATGGAGATCGGCTCCGGATGAATCGATCACGATTGAAGAGATGTACAGATCATCGCCTTCCCGGGTCGGCGCCCCGACGATGGCGGCGATCCCGTGCTCCCGGCAGGCTTGCCGGATCGGCTCCAGCCGCTCGTCCCCGGGAGAGAGAGCGTAGAGCTCGGGGTCGGTAACGATGATTTCCGGAACGTAGCCGGTCAAATATTTTTCCGGAAAGACCGCCAGCCGCGCGCCTCCGCGGGCGGCTTCGCCGATCATGGCGGTTGCCCGCCGTACGTTCTCCGGGATGTCCCCGGATGCCGCCGCGGCTTGGGCGACGGCGATGCGGAGCGGTTGAAGCGGATAAGAGCTTTCCTTGAGACTCGTCATCGTAGCTGTTCCTCCTCGGTCATGTTCTTGCTCAGGCCTATGATGGACTTCCCGGATTTCCGGCCTCCCGCATAGATGCGGGCAGGCGGGAATCCGGCGGGCGGCAGCTTCAGCGGGGAGCCAGCGGGCGGGAGAAGCTGTCCGCCTCCGCCCGGATGAACGCGGCGACGTCGGACGGCAGCGTCCGGCAGAAATAATGGCCGCCTCCGCCGAATGTCTTCAGCTCGAGGCCGGGCACCCAGCGGCTCCAGCGGCTCCAGCTGGCCTCGAAGCCCGCCGTGGCGGGATCGTCCTGGGCGAATGCGGCGACGGCCGGCGTGCGGAGACAAACCTCGCCCTCCCTGTCCCAGAGGGACAGCAGATAACGGTTCGACTCGATGGAATCATGGGCGAACGACCGGACCAGATGGCGCTCGTAGTCCTCGCCGAGAGTAGACAGCTCGTCCGTCCCGCTCCACTCCGCATGAAGGCCGGCGATATCGGCGAATTCCAGCCGCTCGGCATTGCCGATCGTCTCCAGGATGTCATGGGGCAGGCCGATCGTCTTCGCCGCCAGAACCAGCCTCTTCGGAGGCAGCGAGCGCTCCTCCAGCAGCCGGGTGACCTCCAGAGCGAGAGCCGTGCCGACGCAGTGTCCCCAGAGAATCAGCTCCGTGCGGCCGAGCCTCGAGCCGATCTCGTCCGCAGCCTTGCGGGCAAGCGCATGGAAGTCCGTCAGCGGGCCGCTGCCGGAATGCGGATCATGCCCGGGCAGCTCCAGGGCATACACGGCGATGTCCGCGTCCATGGCCTCGACCGCCTTGGCGGCGGGCAGGAAGTTCAGCGCGTTGCCGCCCGCGTACGGGAAGAAAACGACGCTCCTTGCCGCCTCGGACGATCTGCTGAGGCATTGCAGCAGCTGCGCCGGCGCCTCCTCACTGCCGCCCGCGTCGATGATCTCGAGAGCCAGCTCGCGCAGGATCGACTTCTGCATGATGGTTTTGAGCGGCACCCGCTTGTCCAGCAAGAGGGATACCTTCATCGCGGACAGGGAGCTGCCCCCGATCAGGAAGAAGTCGTCGTCCGCATCCAGCTCCTCCTGCGGACGGCCAAGGACGGCGGACCAGATCTCCTTGACCCTGCCGACAGCGGCCAGGTATTCCGGCTTGCCCTCCTCCTGTCCGGACTCGTCCGTCCGGAATGCGGCCTCGGCCGGCGCGGCCTGGGCCAGTCCGCTTTCCTCGGCTTGTCCGCTCGGCAGCCTGTCGAAGCGGGCGAGCCGAAGGCCGGCTGCCGTCTCGGCATGGGCCTCCTCCGTGCGGTCGACCATGCTCTGGAGGATGTCGATGAACACCTCTCCGAACACGGCCATGTCTTCCACGTCGTATTCCGCCGTGTGGTAGTGCAGGCTGAGCTCCACCTCGTCGGTGTAGAAATGGCGCGAATATTCGATGCGCAGCGGGAATTCCGTGATGGCGGCCGCCCGCACGTCGATCAGATTGAAGCCCGGCAGATCCCGGATGTCCTTCAGGGAGTAGAAATGGGTGAAATTGAACACCGTCTCGAACAGGATGCTGCGGTTTCCTTGATCCTGCTTCACCTGGGCCATCGGATAGCGCCGGTAAGGGAGCGCCGCGGCCTCCGCGTCGTACACGGAGCGGATGAGCCCGCGCCAGCTGCCGCCCTCGTCCAGCACGACCCGGAACGGCATCGTGTTCAGGAACACGCCCAGCGCATCCTCCGCTCCCAGCCGTTCCGGACGGCCGCCGATCTCGTAGCCCGTGAACACGTCGCTGGTCCGCGTCAGCAAGGACTGGAACTTGATATGGGAGGCCAGCAGGATGTCCTTGACCGGCACCATGAGCTCCGCGGCCAGCCGCACGAGCTTGCCGGACAGCCCCTCGGGCAGCTTCACGTCGTGGAAGACGACCTCGTTGCCCCGGCCGGGCCGGGACGGCCTCGCCCGCGGAATGAGGCCGCTCGGAGCCCCGTCCAGCTGCTCCCGCCAGAAGTTGCGGTGAGCCTCGGACTGGATCGCCCGCTGCTCCAGGTAGATGAAGTAGCGGTTATGGTCGTTGCCGCTGATCCGCACGCTGCGCCTGCTCACGCCGTTCTTCAGGTCGAAGTACGTCTGGAACAGATAGGCGTGGACCTTGTTCATGCTCCAGCCGTCCAGGGCGGAATTATGCTGGCTGATGCTGTAGCGGTACAGATCGTCGCTCAGGATATGGATATGCAGCTGGACGAGTCCCGGAGACTCCCACTGAAACGAGCGGTGCTGCTCCTTCCAGAACCAGTCCTCGTACCAGCGCTCCTGCTCCTCCCGCGTGCGGAGGCCGCTCAGGTCGTAGACGTTCAGCGGCAGCCGTTCCGGGTTCTCGTGGACGAGCTGCAGATAGCGGGAGAAGTCCCGCAGATTGTAGCTGGTGCGGAAAATGGGCTGCTCCGCCACAAGGCGGCGGACCGCCTCGCGGAAGACCGGAACGTCGAGCTTGCCGGAAATCAGGTACGAGACGATGTCGTGGTAGTTGTTGTCCCCCTGCATGACGATGCTCTGGTACACGAGTCCCGCCTGCAGCATCGACATCGGATAGGCGTCCTCGATGCCCGCCGGCATGCGGCTGCGGTCCTCCGCCGACACGAGGTCGAATTGTCCGACCTCCCGCTCCGGTTCCTCGCCGTCTCCCCCTTCGCCTGTGCTTTCCAGCAGCCCGCGGATCGTCGGGTTTTTGAACAGCTGCTGGAAGGTGATCTTCCGCCCTTGCTCGTTGGCCAGCGCCAGCACGGTGACGAAGTTGATGGAGTTGCCGCCAAGAGCGAAGAAGTTGTCCTTCACGCCGATGCCTTGAACGCCAAGCACGCTTTCCCAGATGCCCGCCATCCGCAGCTCTTCCTCGGTGGCCGGAGGAATGCGGTCGGGGCTCGGCTCGTCCTGCCGCCCGCGCAGGGCGAGCAGCGCGGCCCGGTCGGCTTTGCCGTTGGGCGTGAGCGGGATGGCATCCACGACGATGATTCCTTCAGGAATCATGTACTTGGGCAAGAGGGCCGCGAGACTCCCGCTCAGCTCCCGCGCCGTGACGGAACGGCTGGCCGGCAGGACGAATCCGTACAGATGCAGCAGGCCGTCTCCCTCGACATGTCCGAGGACGAGAGCATCGCTCACCCCGGGCAGGCTCGTCAGCGCCGCCTCGATTTCTCCCAGCTCGATGCGGAAGCCCCGCACCTTGACCTGCCGGTCGTTGCGGCCCAGATAATCGATGGAGCCGTCCGCCCTCAGCCGCGCCAGGTCGCCCGTCATGTAGACGCGCTCCTCGCCGAGCGACGGCATCGCCACGAACCGCTCCGCCGTCCGCTCGGGATCGCGGATGTAACCCTCCGCTACGCCGACGCCGGCGATGCACAGCTCGCCGACCATGCCGACGGGCCGCTGCCTGCCCAGCCCGTCCACGACGTACAGCCGGAGGTTGTCGATCGGCCGGCCGATCGGCACCGGATGGTCTCCCGGCTGCGTGAGATGGTAGCTGACGTCGACCGTAGCCTCCGTCGGCCCGTAGAGGTTGATCAGCTCGGCCTGTCCGCCCAGGAGGGCATGGAATTTGCCTACATGGTGAGGGCTGAGCGCCTCCCCGCTGCAGAAGACGCGGCGCAGCGACTTCAGCCTCGGCAAGCTTCCCGTGCTCTCGGCGTAATCCAGGAACGCGTTCAGCATGGAGGGGACGAAGTGCAGGGCCGTCGCCGAGCTGCGCTCGATCGCCTCCAGAATCGCCTCGGGATTGGCCTCCTCGTTCGGGGCCAGGAGCGCCACAGAGCAGCCGGCGAGCAGCCACCAGAACAGCTCCCACACCGAGACGTCGAAGGTCGCGGGCGTCTTGTGGAGAATGACGTCGTCCGGGCCGAGCGGATATGCTTTCTGCATCCATTCGATGCGGTTGACGGCGCTGCCGTGGCTCACGCCGACCCCCTTGGGCATGCCGGTCGAGCCGGAGGTGAAAATGACGTAGGCCAGCGACCGTGGAGTCGCCGCCGGTCCGCCTGAAACCGCCGCGACGGACGCCGGCAGGCGATCTAGAGGAAGGACGCTCAGGCCATCCGGAACGAGGCCGGCGTACTTCGCGGAGCAGAGGACGAGCCGGGCTCCGCTCTGGTTCAGGATGCGGCTGTTCCTTTCCTCCGGAGCCTTGGGGTCCAGCGGGAGATAGGCGCGTCCGGCCCGCAGAATGCCGAGAACGCCGACGAGGAATTCCGGCGACCGGTCGGCCAGGATGGCGACAATCTCATCCGAGCTCTCCGCCGCTTCCAGGACGAGGGCGGCGGCTTGCCCCGAGAGGCGCTCCGTCTCCGCATAGGTCAGGACTCCGTCCGGGCCGAGGATGGCGGGACGATCTCTCCGCGCCTCGAAGGACAGCCGGAACAGATCCGTCAGCGCGGCGTCATCCGAATACGGCTGCGCCGTGGCATTCATGCTCTCGCTGACGGAGCGGTCCCAAGAGGTGGACAGCTCCAGCCCGAGCAGGCTCTGCTCCGGGGCGAGCGCAGCCCCTTCCAGCAGCAGAAGCAGCCTGACCGGCAGGCTGCGAACCGTGCCCTCCAAATAACGGGAAGCGTCGCCCGAGACTGTCAGCAGAACATCCGCTTCCCCTTCTCCGGCTGCCGCGAATGCGATGGCCAGAGGCGCAGCCGGCTCGGACAGCCGCTGTCCGCCGGCGCATACCTCGATGGAAGCGGACGGCATCAGCAGGTCGACGGGATAGCGGCCATGCTCCTCCATCCTCTCTCCGGCTTCACGGACCAGCCGGAACAAGTCCCCGAACGTCATTCCGTTCGAGGCCCTCACCCGCAGCGGGAGGCTTGCCCGCTCCCCATCCGGCGAATAATGGAGCAGGAGGTCTTCGGCCACGCCGTTGTAGGCCGAATACACCAAAGCAATGACGGCGGAAGCCAGCATTTCGCCGCGCTCTTCCCCGGCGGCGCCGCATGCTTCGGCCGCTCTGTCCAGCAGCTCCGAAGGCAGGACGCCCGAAGCGCTGAAGCGCTCCCCGGACGGCTGTCCCGAGCCGTGGAAGTCAGCCGGGTAGACGCTCGGGATAGCCTCGGCCAGCTCCCGGGTCCAAAATTCCGCCGAGCGAGGCATGGCGGCGGCCAGCATTTTTTTCTGGCCGGTCGTTCGTTTCGTTTTCATCATCAGAGCCCCATTCCCGT encodes:
- a CDS encoding NAD-dependent malic enzyme, which encodes MSIPTGASTPIILRLELSRATASFAQIATVIGDTGGDIVAIDVTRSDSASTVRDLTVNVYDQSHADRIASAVGQLPGVRVLQVSDQTFLLHIGGKIETTPKTPIKNRDDLSRVYTPGVARVCMAIHEKPSRAHTLTIKRNTIAVVSDGSAVLGLGNIGPEAAMPVMEGKAVLFKQFAGVDAFPICLKTQDTEEIIAIVKALSPTFGGINLEDISAPRCFEIERRLAEELDIPVFHDDQHGTAVVLLAGLLNAVKLIGKTLESCKVVVCGIGAAGTACSKMLMAAGVGNIIGVDREGALVPGKSYANEYWQWYADNSNPYRLEGSLSDVIADADIFIGVSGPGVLKTDDLQKMAPDPIVFAMANPTPEILPEEAEPYVRVMATGRSDYPNQINNVLCFPGIFRGILDCRASRVTEEMKLAAAKAIASVVTDEELNEQYIIPSVFNHQVVEKVREAVIEAAYASGVARKETPSKPKASAPTPI
- a CDS encoding alpha/beta fold hydrolase, which translates into the protein MNGPERRRWLRRFDEPEHARSRIIVLPHAGGSASYYRELSRELRGAGLECLAIQYPGRQDRFGEEMASTIEAYGDRIAEALSGCDDKPALLLGHSMGALIAYDMLQRHGSRLGFIEGFVASAHPPPRSSSSYESMNEERVRDYLRRLGGLDEKLLDDPAVMEIVLPAMKNDLEAVRAYRRTAPAKLDMPITAVVGMQDPHVQAEAAAGWEGWTRDSFELVRLPGGHFYFADAPEELCAVLLRAARRRKPAAAAGQPPGTVREYITRRGLEL
- a CDS encoding carbon-nitrogen hydrolase family protein; translation: MTSLKESSYPLQPLRIAVAQAAAASGDIPENVRRATAMIGEAARGGARLAVFPEKYLTGYVPEIIVTDPELYALSPGDERLEPIRQACREHGIAAIVGAPTREGDDLYISSIVIDSSGADLHVSHKAHLFHSEKGVFKSGGKRTLLKIGDWTIGLGICYDAGFPEHSRLLAQAGCHVYLVSSLFSKGMGYQESRVWFPARALDNTVFAVMANHAGKTGVWDACGGSAVWDPYGRLIAEASESEPEVIFAELDPGLLREARASEQMLADSADLAQPEAIVAVRAGGNERA
- the dctA gene encoding C4-dicarboxylate transporter DctA — translated: MKINFRNLTVQVLTAIVIGIAIGYFFPSFGASLKVLADIFIKLIKMVITPIVFFTIVIGFAGMGSMKKIGRIGGKALLYFELVTTFAMAIGIAIAYLIRPGDRVGLAADTSGVGSKADAVAGYAQQASETSHGFKDFLLGIIPDNAIAAMASGQMLPVLFFSVLFGLALSMLGDKGHPVTEFFEKLNEIFFKIVGIIMKFSPYAAGGAMAYTIGKFGLGSLLSLGKMMLATYMTMFLFIVVVLGLIARYYKFSIFGLIRHIKDEILLVLGTSSSESALPRLMNKMESYGCSKPVVGLVVPTGYSFNLDGTSIYLSMAALFIAQAYGIELTLLQIATFLGVLMLTSKGAAGVTGSGFITLAATLAALPGTPIPLEGIALLIGVDRFMSEARAITNLIGNSVATVVIAKSENQFQPLKEAGPELDPSSSRAASA
- a CDS encoding response regulator, with protein sequence MKTVEVILIEDDPMVREVNRQFVESAEGFRVVGTASGGREGMELIRRMNPDLVILDIYMPGLDGIQTLRQLRSEGHAAGVIVISAANDRDTIRSMVQGGADDYIMKPFKAERVREALLRWRQRSEQLADGGELDQGELDRFLHGAGLSASAAPPSGSGGSLPKGLQAATLAQILRYLGLQPEAVSAESVAENVGIARVTARRYLEHLAKSGQVTLQLQYGLGRPVNLYSLNKT
- a CDS encoding MFS transporter, with amino-acid sequence MNEASAAGRWEIFRFRPYLLYFIGHTISMLGTGMQFIATSWLAMQLTGNPASVAYVLIFTSLPGVVLSPLIGVFVDRFDRKWIAVLMDIFRAAALLAIPLLWWQGMLEPWHLYLVTFLVALGDEIYTPAAMSLIREVIPPQKLLYANSTNAIAMQSGVLLGAGVGGLLVGLSSAVSVMGINAASFLVSAVCILLIRKGVVRPTRAEQASSGGFRSYWEDMKEGWTHIRGRHTILIFYAMIFFIRMSLYTINVLLGPFAKDTLMVGAAGFGYIDASFALGAVTGNLILPPIARALGNRLVMTGGMAGIALAIFLFGFSGGLGVAMLLYFLIGAFFQVGILFITRAQEETELAYQGRVHSTFNTVFSVLSLGIYLIMAQLMNELSFRYLFAIQGLIVAVAAFIAFYALYARPRSKPAVQNLSN